The DNA window CAGATTGATTCAACCTGCTGTGTCAAACATTTAAGCTcaagaaagagataaaacaaTGTACAATTCATTTTGGTTTTGTGGgcctttttatttcacaatccttccaaatgtacaaaaacaaagacgtgttacaaaaaaaaaaaaaaaattcaccatTACCATTATCCCCCGTAatgacgacaacaacaaaaaccataGCGACAGATGACTGGAGACTGGTATCAAACCAAAGTGCATCAGCCTGAGGTGTAGTAGACAGACCCCGGGGAAAAAGAAATCTATTTCAAAAGCTGTCCCCTCTTCCctaaaaatttgtttttgtttttagacatCGGGCAGACCCTGGCCACCACCTCTCCACCTTCCACCGGATTCCCAGAGCAGCGGAGGACCTAAAGGAAGGGCCGCGTCTTTTCGACTTCGGCTTCAGAGCATTCTGTAGTTCACTAAGAGAGTGGAATATAATTTAGTTCTTTCTCTTCCCCAATCCTCCTCTTCTTGTCATGATGGGGGGGAGGGCGGGTGTTGAGTTCCTGTCTGGAGCTTTTATAGCTCTATTTTGccgtccttcttcttcttcttcttcttggactcCTCCTGCACCACCAAGGGGTTGGAGGCCTCCCTCTTCAGGTAGGAGATGAAGTCGCTCACCTCGCGGCCTCCCTGTAACAAGAGCATAGGAATCAGCAGAGAGCACAGACAcagggtgtcaaactcattttaggtCAGGGGCCACAAAGagtccagtaacacaacagagaaatgacCTATAAAtgacgacaactccaaatgtttccctttgttttagtgcaagaAAGTACAAGGCCATTATGAAATTGTTTTTGATTTCATGAACAACCGGacatttaaggaaaaaaatTCTAATTTCTGTATAGTTCTAGGTCTCAGCACTAAAGCTGTGTGAACCCTAGGAACAGACGTTACACCTGTGAAGCAGATGATCGCTTGAGCCGACACTCACCTCGTATTTCTTTGGGCTCGTCTTGCGGCCAGCTGGAGAAAAGTAGATTGTGGggaaactggaaaagaaaagattgaGGAAACAGATGAGAATTCTCACTATTAAAGCATCAGATTTTACCACACGACAGCGATACAAATAAGTGCTGTTCAATTAAACGaaagctaaaaagaaaaaaggagaatgaaAGGACGAGGATTTTCTCAACATTACcgggaagaaaataaatatggttTCCACTATTCATCTGTCAAGTGATTGAAACCCTCAGAACTAAACTGGAACTGGctataatgtacattttttttttaaaactatcaCAACAATAAATGGGCGAAAGCATCGGAATAAATCAGTTTCCAATGTTGGAACACATGGATGGATGTGGGTCTGAAACTTTGaacacaaatgctaatttttcCCCCTAAAATACTTGTTGAGGCCTGAaggaaacatgaatattacaCCGAGAGAACCATGACTCACCCGCTGACTTCATATGGAGATGGCACATCGTTTGCTGTGGCATCCATCTTGGCAATAACAACGTTGGGATCGTCGGCCAGCTACACAAACAGAGGAGATAAACTGCTGAGTGTTTGCGAGACACTTCACATCTTCTACAGAGTCTGTACATTACTCTGGCTTCATCTTTTCAGCGTTAATGGGACAAAACGAGCCACTGACTGATAAAGCAAACACTTATTTATCTCATCTCTTATCGTACATTTCAGTTCAGGTCATTCTTTGGTTGAGATATTTCAAATCCTGCATCTATCATGATAACAGCAGGAGGTGAGGACCCCTCCACTCACCTTTTCCCCCAGCTCTGTGTATTTGGGCTCCAGGTTCTTGCAGTGACCGCACCATGGGGCGTAGAACTCGATCAGGACGTCTTTGCTGTCATCGTTGACGATGGAGTCAAAGTTCTCAGCCACCAAGacctgaagacaaacagaagtTAAAGTTGACCCAGTAGATAAATGGTGTTTTATCCCTCCCTTGATTCTGGCTGATAGTAAATCAGCATCTCCATCACAGCTGTACAGACACGTGGAGGCACTAAATGCTTAAATTCTTTCAGTAAGAGCTAtggccaaaaacaaacaacaactgagTCAATACACAGTTGACAACGTTATTACACATCTCCACAAATACTAATTCCTGTTTGCTTTGGTCTCAGTACTTGTTTACTTTGTGTACTATCTGCTGCCGTATAAAGGATGGAGTGTCTCACCTTGACGGGACCGTCGTTGTTCTCTGGGATGGGCTCTGACTTGAGGTAGCGCTTCAGCTTGCCGTCAAAGTAGTCCTGCAGGAAACGCTCCAGGGTCTTACCATCACGACTGTGAGGAGAACACAAACCACTTTTAAGTAATCAGCAGAGTTTGAGAGTGAAaagtgcagaaacaaaacttCTCTTCTGTCAACACTGTCATTCAAACTCTTCTATAAAGCTGTAAACAGGCCAACGACTGCTAGtagcaaatacattttaataaggGTCATTCTCTTAAGGCAAATGTGACTTATATTATACCTAAATATACTTATATGACTGGTTTAGTGAtagattttacagtttatactTGTGGAACCATTTGTCTTGACTTACGAGAACTCCTCACTCATGACGTATTTGTCTCCCTTGGAGGTGCGGATGGCCACCAGAGGCAACTCTCCCGAGCTGCCGTCAAACCCAAACTCAGACACCTCGTGGCTGAACATGTTCTTGTTGGCTACAGCGAAGTTCAGCTTCTTGCCCTGATCCAGGAATCCCTTAGCCACCTTCATCACCCTGTGAAAGGTTAGTTTGGATCACTTTTTAGGTTCAAGTCAAGCCGTTAAAAATCTCAAGAGCTGCAGATGACGCCAAGTAAACAGGTGCTTTCATTTCAATAGTTTCTCAGAATGTGGTGAACTGCAGTTAAAGTTGAGATAAAGCTGAAAGAgacaacagtaacacaaagtTAATCTCATTTCAAGGACCCACCTGTTCCTCCAGTAGTTGGAGCCTTTGGGGTTTTTGTCATAATCTACATCATAGTAAGCCACAAGCAGGTCTTTCCCCTTCAGCTGGTCTTTGTTGTCGTCCGTCATGTGGGGACAGATTCCAAAGCTGAattaagaagagaaaagaacaggGGATCAATTTACAAAGGAATTTAAACTGACAACCCTCCTCCTGAACAACCATATAGTGTAACAAAGTGCAAAGCTCTTTCAGGAAGTCACACGGTTACACTTAACATTGGAGCAAAATGAAAGTTAATCTTGTTCACTTGGGTTTGGtttgaagaaggaaaaagaaaaattgtcaCGTGACTGCTAGTGAGCAAACTGTTAAACCACACGAAGCTGAGTCAAGCAGCGACTACAGTAATCTCTCTGGTTTCAACTGAATCCAGTGTCTGTTGAATTTAACTtataaacagcaaaaataaattgtgCAAAGTGACGACCCCATCAAGACACTCGCACACAGGATTAATGcaaattttcttttcaaatgggAGAAGCACTTATCTCCTCACTCTCAAGATATCATGATGTCACCCTAATAAGTCAAATATGCATTTCCAAATATGCATTTAGAGGTGCCTGAACAAAGTGTGGGCTGACTATATTTGCAGAGAGGACCCGTCACCTCCTGTTGGCTCTGAGCCAGGAAAGTAAACATGCAGCACTCTGTAGGAAGTCATGGGGGATGAGAGAGAAAGCGGGACTGACGTGTCGCAAAGATGCAAGATATAAGACAGAGTGTCTTACCACAACCAATGAGAGCAGTGCCAAAAACGTATTTTGTactgtacaaataaaacaatacaggATGTGGACTCGGCAAACATTCTCCACcaaaaattacacacacacacacactcacatgttatcctggatgaacctCTTGACTTTGTTGCTGGTGAATTTGTCTTCACTGAATTTGACAGAGCTGTCTTCAAACTTGTTGTTGAGTCGTGGTGGGCGGAACAGGATGActgccctgcacacacacacacacaaaaaaaaggaaatgtgacTATGGTCTCGGTAACaacagcaggagaaagaagagTTGTTCAAATCGTTGCCTCCTATGGACATGGTTAGACCAAATGCGCATCTACTCACTCTTCATCGACGCCTTGTTTCTTAAGGAGGGCCTCAGAGTTGGTGTGGGCAAAGCGGTAGTTGTCCCTCAAGGCACTGGCAGCCTTCAGGAACTCTGCCTGTTCTGTGCTCTTGTCGTCAGCAAAGAACCCTGGGAAGGAAAGACCAAACGCTCAGCAATCAGGCTGCAGAGTCCAACAAGGCCTGACCTAAGGGCGACGGTGCACTAGAGGAGGCAGCCTCGGAATTTAGAAAACGAACTCACCAATAACACTTGCATCATGATCTGCGAGAAACTTCTCAAAGTCTGCTTCGGCCTTGAGTTCCACAGAAGCTGGGCCAGCCTGCTTCTTCAGGAAGCTGACAATCCCATCTACACGGAGCGAGGGAAGAGCAGACAGAGGAGGCGCCATGGAGGGGCAAGAAAATTAAACATCGTCAGgacaaataagaaaatataagaCACATTTGTGCAGACAGAGAGTCTTCtgcatgtttttacaaaaaaacgaGGAATGTACCTGCTGTTCTGGGCCCGTCATAGGGACCAGTTTCCTCTCCATCCCTAAAGATCTTGAGGGTGGGGTAGCCGCTGACGCCGTACTTGCTGCACACGTTGCTGTTGGCTGTGCAGTCGACCTGTGTGGAAAGACATAATTCACGTTCTGAAGAGAGAGCACTACAGCTCAGTGAGCAGAAAGCCACACTAAAGTGGACAGGGCTAAGTGAACTACATTATGCAATACCTTGGCCAGAGAGACGATGCCTTTGAGACGCGTGGCCGCTGCCTCGTACTCAGGTGCTAGCCGTTTACAATGGCCACACCTAAAGGGTAGAGGATATGGGACAGGAGAATGAGTTACACTTCAGGTTTCAGCTGGGTGAAGATCCAGTGATTTCATCGAGTGGACTTTGACACCTCTGATGCAACTACACAGGGTTTGTAAAATACTAAAGTTTAggtgtaaaagtaaaatgaggGATTCACAGGACTCACTATTAAAGCTGCAGCTATAATGTTATTACTTTCTGGTTATTCTTTAGTTGGTGCAGAATACCTCAGGAAACTACAATGAAGCAACAATGTGGCATTCTTCtttgttacttttatgtgcgactaagctactgtgacagtcatttccctcgtggatcattaaagtccatCTAGGTCTAAGTCTAATCCTGCTGCAGGTAAACTAAAATATCCCCTGTGAATGTGACTATGATGTTAGTAGACAGTCTGGAACCTGTAAATGTAGGacgtttttgtttaaaatggtGCTCTCAGTAACTTTTTAACGAAAACGCCAACACTTTATTTAAGTTTGGCACAGTGAAACCACGTCAAAGTTCTTCTGGGCCAATCAGAGATGGACACCAAAACTTCTACGACCAATCAAATCGTTACAACAGGGTGAGGCCGCGCCCCCAACTTCCTCATAGCCCCGTTTGCACGTAGTTTCAATAGATGAAGGAAAAATACATTCAGACGCTGCTAAAAAACACACTCTGCAATCAAGAGACGCCCTTTTTAACAAAGCAACGTGCTGTTAAACTCGAGCTGTCCTTAAACTATTGGCtaaagtgaaaaatgtgaacAGTACGGATAGTTAGCCTATGCGCTTctagctaacaggctaacgttTGGTCCCCAGCCAATAAGCTCACAATTTCACTGTGCCTAGTCTGTGAATGTCAACGGTGGCCTCATgtgtaatttataatttatacaaTCAAATATGTGCTTTAAAGGCTGAAAATACAAACAGGGCGTCATATATCTGCAAGTGAGCATCACATAGCTTAAACACGAAAGTACAGCAGAGTTAGCGCGTGTCGCGCTTGGAAACAAATGAATTTGTTTGTCACTTGGAGCAAACTGCGAGAAGACTCACCAAGGGGCAAAAAATTCCACAAGAATGAGATCGTGATCTCCAATCTTGCTTTCGAAATCGTCATCCGTGTATTCGAGTACATCACTGGCCCGAGCGAAGGCGGCGAGAGCGGCCAAAAAGATCAGCCTCAACATGGCTGGCTAAAAGacttcttcacacacacaaaaaaaaaaactatttgagcTGCAAACTGGTGCAGTGGCGGCCCCCTCTTCAGCTCTCCAGCGACGTGAACCTCAGGACTGCAAGCTCCTCTGACAGGGCCAAGTGCAGAGCAACcgatagagaaagagaaagggacgGAGGCCGGGCCGGGGGGCGGTGAAGATGTGCAGGCAGCGGGTCCTCTCCTAACCACAGTGTGGCAGCCTCCCATTGGCCAGCTCTCCGCGTCATTCTTCCTCCATTAGCCAATTAAAAGCGGACAAATGAGACCTCGTCATCTGCGGACCAATCATGACTGCGGAAAATCAAAACGCCGCTCTCACACACGGAAGTGATTACAATAGGTTCCCTGGTCAAAAACCACGTCTTTTTAATGAACTGCAAACAACTCTGAATATTTCGTTAGCATTTATCCTAATTAGTATGTCATGCTCATACACATGCTCTGTCCGCGGATTTATTAGACTCCATAAATCCCGCTGCAGTGCTGATACATATGCAGATAATCTTCCCACTCCTATGTATTGtatatgtattgtatgtattataATATGCATTATATATCGTATGCTTAAATATTTGGTCTTATTTTATATGATGTGTTTCTTGTcttcatatttgaaataaacttcaaacttcttcttcttcaaagtgacGACCCAGAGAGTTTGGAAGTGAGACCTGAGCCAGACCCCAGCCAGACACCCAGTATTAAAGAGGTCACCCCCGGGGTCGTCTCTGTGCCTCCAGACAGAGCTTCGGTGTCCACCTTTGTCTTTGAGGACGAAcaggatccaaaaaaaaaaaaaacaaaaaaaacatttgtgttgcAGAGAAGCTCATTTCACAGGCCCTTAAAAAGTTCAAGATGACCTCCGCTACAGATTCCCTACACGTCATCCACCAGCAGCTGTTCTAAAATCTGGGATGAGGTTGAGAGTAAAGGTCTCAGGGTATCCACCAGCTGAAGATATCGTCATGTCTTCTTTAAAAAAGCACTTGAAGAGACAATCAGAGGAACCTGGCGTCATCAGAAAGTTCTTCGCAGCAATATACAGAGTTTTCCACAAACGTGCAGCCGGCCCCACAGTACTGGTGTCTTAAAGCTGAACACCTGCATCGTTATCTGTccatattttttatacatatttactgttatatatttGATTCCTGcaaatatctatctatcatttctattgttttacctcgttctattt is part of the Mugil cephalus isolate CIBA_MC_2020 chromosome 10, CIBA_Mcephalus_1.1, whole genome shotgun sequence genome and encodes:
- the pdia3 gene encoding protein disulfide-isomerase A3, with the translated sequence MLRLIFLAALAAFARASDVLEYTDDDFESKIGDHDLILVEFFAPWCGHCKRLAPEYEAAATRLKGIVSLAKVDCTANSNVCSKYGVSGYPTLKIFRDGEETGPYDGPRTADGIVSFLKKQAGPASVELKAEADFEKFLADHDASVIGFFADDKSTEQAEFLKAASALRDNYRFAHTNSEALLKKQGVDEEAVILFRPPRLNNKFEDSSVKFSEDKFTSNKVKRFIQDNIFGICPHMTDDNKDQLKGKDLLVAYYDVDYDKNPKGSNYWRNRVMKVAKGFLDQGKKLNFAVANKNMFSHEVSEFGFDGSSGELPLVAIRTSKGDKYVMSEEFSRDGKTLERFLQDYFDGKLKRYLKSEPIPENNDGPVKVLVAENFDSIVNDDSKDVLIEFYAPWCGHCKNLEPKYTELGEKLADDPNVVIAKMDATANDVPSPYEVSGFPTIYFSPAGRKTSPKKYEGGREVSDFISYLKREASNPLVVQEESKKKKKKKDGKIEL